In Campylobacter showae, the genomic stretch GAGGATCTCGAGGGCCTCTTTTTCGTGCGGGACGTTTTCGCGGTTTAGGATAAAATCAAGGTGCGCGACGACGTCCGGGCGCGAGATCTGACGAAATCTAAAATGCTGTGTACGCGATAGCACCGTGGCGGGGAGCTTGAGCGGATCGGTCGTGGCTAGGATAAATTTGACGTAGGGCGGCGGCTCCTCGAGCGTCTTTAGTAGCGCGTTAAACGCGGGCGTGGAGAGCATATGCACCTCGTCGATGATAAAAATCTTAAAGCGCGCGATCGCAGGAGCGTACTTGGTCTGCTCGATGAGCCCCTTTATATCGTCGATACCGCGGTGGCTAGCCGCGTCCATCTCGATGATGTCGATGTGTCGGCCTTCGTTTGCGGCGATACAGTTGGCACACTGCTCGCAGGGCTGGCTGGTCGGGCCGTGATCGCAAACAAGCGCCTTTGAAAATATCCTAGCGCTCGAGGTCTTGCCGCTGCCGCGAAGTCCCGAAAAAAGGTAGGCGTGGGTTAGGCGGTTCTCGTCCAGAGCGTGCGTGAGGCTGGTGCTGACGGCCTCCTGGCCTACGAGCTCGCTAAAATTTCGCGGTCTATATCTAAGCGCTAATGCTTGCAACACGGATTTTTCCTTAAATTTAAGATGTGATATTCTACTTTTTTTTGGATAAAAATTTAATATATTACGGCTCGGCGCATCGCGGGACGGGATAAATTTCGGCGAGGAAATTTGCCTACAAGCACGAATTTATCGTGTGCGGGCGCTAGACGAGCAAGAGCGAAAATCGGGCCAGCATATTTGACGCTTCCGCCTTTTTACTATCGCTGGACGGCGACAAATTTGAAGCCAAATTGCACTGCCCAAATTCCGCCAAATTTAGCTGCGAAGATTTTGGCAATTTCGCGAATTTTGCTATAATCGCGCGGAAATGAAATTCAAAAAAGGAAGAAAATGAGAAAAGTTATATTATGCGCGGTTGTTTTGGTATTTGGATTATTAGCTGCTGGTTGCGAGAGGAACGACTATCAGCACCCGATGTACCGCTCTACTAAAAATAAATAACCTAAAATTTGGCGGTTTATCCGCCGCCTTAATCTTAAATTTATCTCATTGACGTTTTATAAATTTTCACATCTTTACTATCTTTTTTTATTTTATAAGGTATAGATTCGGATAAAATTTACTGTATAAAAATAGTAAGCAAAAGCGGCAAATTTTAGCAAACGAAACAGGTCAAATTTGACCCAGACGCTGCGCCTCAAATTTACCGCTCTAAACAAATGCGACCAAAGGGCTCAAATCGGCTACAGATCGCCAAACAGCGCTTTTAGATCCTTCGCGTTTTCGTCTTTGCTCTCACCTCTAGCGCCTAGCTCGTTTAGCTCGATCTCGTGACCCGTTAGCATGCTAGCTAGCCTGATATTTATGCCGCTTTTGCCGATAGCTTTGCTCTTTTGCTCGGTTACTAGGCTCACGACGGCCTTGTTGTCCTCGCCGATTTTTACGGAGCTGATGATCGCCGGCGCCATCGCACGAGTGATGAGGATCGCAGGCTCGGCCGAATACTCGATCGCGTCGATATTTTCGCCGTTTAGCTCCTTTGTGACGGCGTTTATGCGCACGCCTTTGGTGCCCACTGTCGCGCCCACGGGATCAACGTTAGGCGAAGTTGCCACGAGGGCTACTTTAGCGCGTTCGCCCGGGATTCTAGCGCTAGCGGCGATCAGTACGAGGCCGTCTTTGATCTCGGGCACTTCGGCTTTTAGTAGGGCTTCTAGGAATTTTGGCGACGTGCGGCTTAGCTCGACCTTGATACCCATGGATTTATCGATATAGACGCTTTTTATGACGGCTTTTACGACGTCACCCGGTTTAAATTTCTCGCCTTTTATGCGGTTTTTGCGCGGCATCACGGCTCGCAGCTCGTCTATCTCGATGAATGTATTTTCATCGCTATCCACGCGCGTGACAGAGCCGAAAACCATGTGCCCTACCATGTCTTGATACTTTTGGAATATTTTTTCCTCCATCAGACGCTGGATGTGATACTCAAGCTCCTTGTGAAGCGTTTGTGCAGCGGTGCGGCCTAGGTTGTCGGTAGATAGCTCATAGGTTAGCTCATCACCGATCTCTACGCCAGAGTCCACTTTTTTGGCTTCGCTTATGCTTAAAAAGTGCTCGTTGTCCTCAGCCAAGCGCTCGTCGCCGTCTTCTACGACGGTGATTTTTTGATATAGATGAAGGGTCTTGGTCGCATTATCTATAACCGCGTCGTATTCGTAGTTTTCGCCGTAAATTTTCTTTGCGGTATTGATAATAGCTCTTATGACGCGCTCTTTTACGTCCTCGATTTCGAGCCCTTTTTCATTTGCGATAGATTCTATGATATCCGCTATTTTTTCCATATTATTTTTGCTCCGTTATTTAAATTTGGGGGAATTTTTGAGTTAGAGGGGTATTATACAAGCTTTATACTTTTAAGAAGTTTAATGCGTTTTTTATGATGAATTTGCTATATTCACAGATTAAATTAAAGATTTCAAAGGATTAAAAATGGAGCTAAAACTCGCTAGAACGCAACTTGACGCCAAACCAAAAACGATCTCTCTTGAAAAAATCGAAGCGGCATTTGCAAAAGATCCGCAACAAATTTTCTATTTCGACAGAGAAAACAGCCACAAACAACTCATCGCTTTGGTTGAATTTTTTGAGGAAAAAGGCCTTAGCGTCTATCACCGCACCGTAAAATACGGTCTCGACGAAAACGACTACATGTACGAGGTGCACATCCTTTGAGCGCAGCGCAAAAAAAGCTCTTTATCCAGACTTTAGGCTGCGCGATGAACGTCCGCGACAGCGAGCACATCATCGCCGAACTCAAACAAAAAGAGGACTACGAGCTCACTCAGGACATCTCCGAAGCCGACCTTATCCTCATCAACACCTGCTCGGTGCGCGAAAAGCCCGTGCATAAGCTTTTTAGCGAGGTTGGCGGTTTTGAAAAAGTAAAAAAAGCGGGCGCCAAAATAGGCGTTTGCGGTTGCACGGCAAGCCATTTGGGAAGTGAAATTTTTAAACGAGCGCCTTACGTGGATTTCATACTCGGTGCGAGAAACGTCAGTAAAATTTCAGCCGCCGTTAAGACGCCTAAATTTATCAGCACCGACATAAATCACGACGAGAGCGAGTATGCATTCGGCGAATTTCGCGGCTCGCCGTATAAAAGCTACATAAATATCTCGATCGGCTGCGATAAAAAATGCACCTACTGCATCGTTCCGCACACCAGAGGCGACGAGATCTCGATCCCTGCAAATTTGATCCTACGCGAAGTAAAAAAAGCCGCCGAGGGCGGAGCGAAGGAAATTTTCTTGCTCGGGCAAAACGTAAACAACTACGGCAAGAGATTTTCAGGCACGCACGAGAAGATAGATTTTAGCGACTTGCTAGTAAAAATCAGCGAGATAGAGGGCGTCGAGCGCATACGATTTACCAGCCCGCATCCGCTCCATATGGACGATAAATTTTTAGAAATCTTTAGTCAAAATCCCAAAATTTGCAAATCCATGCACATGCCGCTTCAAAGCGGAAGCACCAAAGTCCTACGCGAGATGAAGCGCGGTTATACCAAAGAGTGGTTTTTAGACAGAGCCGGCAGGCTGCGCGCGATGTGCCCTGAGGTTAGCATTTCAACCGACATTATCGTGGCGTTTCCCAGCGAAACGGACGAGGAGTTTGAGGATACGATGGACGTGCTAGAAAAGGTGCGCTTCGAGCAAATTTTTAGCTTTAAGTATTCGCCTCGCCCGATGACTAAGGCGGCGGAATTTACCAATCAAATCCCCGAGGCCGTCGCAAGCGCTCGTCTAACCCGCCTACAAAGCCGCCACAACGAGATTTTAGACGAAATCGTCGCGGCGCAAAAAGGCAAAATTTTCGACGTATATTTTGAGGAGCTTCGCGCAAACGGCGGCGTCGCCGGCAGGAGCTTTAATAACTTCCTAGTTCAAGTCGCAGGCAGCGAAGAGCTGCTAGGCAAGACGCTAAAAGTGCGCGTGAACGACCCAAAGAGAATGGTGCTTTACGGTGAGCTTGTGGGCTAAATTTAAACGAAGCGTTTTTATAAATTTAGCCCCGCGCATTATCTATTTTTTTATTTGGATTATATTTTTAACCTGCAAAAAAAGCTTTTCTAAGACAAATTTGACGAACGAGCCCTGCGTCGTGCTATTTTGGCACGGCAGGCTTGCACTGATGAGCTTTGCCTACGTGCACTGGTGGGAAAACGGCCAAAATCCGCAAAGACGTGCCAAAGTCATAATAAGCGATCACAAAGACGGCGAGATCATCGCGCGCGTGATTTCGTTTTTCGGTATCGGTGCGATCAGGGGCAGTAGCTCAAAAGGCGCAGTGAAGGCCCTCGCGCAAAGCTTTAGAGAGCTAAAAAGCGGCACCGACGTCATCATCACCCCGGACGGCCCGCGCGGCCCCTATCACAGCGTCGCCGACGGAGCCGTCGTCATCGCGCAAAAGCAAAATGCGCAAATACAAATTTTAAACTACGAAGCGAGTAAATTTTGGCAGCTAAAAAGCTGGGATAAGATGATAATCCCAAAGCCGTTTAGCGAGATTTCTTATACACTCTCGCCCCCTTTTAGCGTGACAGGCATGGAGCTAGAAGTCGCAAGAGAGCAGATAAAAAAGGAGATGGAAAAATGAGCTCAAAGACCGTTATTTTAATTATCGGAGCACTTTTGGCGGCTATTTTTGTCTCATTTGTTACGCTTAGTCCGTCTTACAAAAACGCACTTGGAGCCAAATTTTACTACGAAATGGGTGATTACGAAACCGCCTATAAGCTCTCAAAATCAGCATACCATAAAGATATCTACAACAAACTCGCTCACACCGTGATGGTGCAAAGCGAGATCTCGCAAAAATACGCCCTCTACATCGCTCGCTCAAACGGCTACCTAGAAAATATCCAAAAAATCAGCAAATCAGGCAAAGTAAGCAAAGTAAATTTAGACAAAATTCGCATGATGTGCGACATCGCCGTGAGCGACTATGCAGAGCTTAAGCCGTCAAATTTGACCGATTCAGACCTACAAGAAGAAGCAAAACGAATAAAAGATAAATTTTTAACCCTACAAAAAGAACTGTTTTAACTCTATTTTATGGCTTTTTGGGTATGATAACGCATCGTAATTTTTAGGAGAAATCTTTGCTGATACGTCGTTTTTTTAGCGTCTTATATCTTAGCGCCGTTATCCAGTCTAAAAAGTGCATATTTTACGGCGAAGCATACAAGGGTACAACTCTGATCAAAACGATAAAAAATGAATTTGACCTAGAAGAGTCCAGCAAAATCTCAGACAGAATAAAAGAGTATCTAAAAAATCTACAAAAAGAGTATAAATGGGTTTATCTCTCGCTGTTTTTTGACGCGCTCGAACAAGGCGCATTTGAGGCAAAAAATGCCGAAAATCTCGAAAAATTAGGCATAAAGACAAAAGAGATAACCTGCATAAATCCTGCTAAAAATTGGCTGATCTATGCAAAACTTTCAGACGTTAAAGCCGCCGAGAGTAAATTTGGCGATACGGACATAGACGTACTTTATTCGCCCATAGTACTTATGCAAAAAGAGATCGAAAAACAAAAATTATCTACGGCAAAGACGCTTTTTATTTATGCCTGCAAAGAAATTTTCGCCATCTGCATTACATCGGGTAACGGCGCAAAATACGCCACGGTTTGTAAGCTAGATGAGGACGACGGCGACGAGAACGTCGAATTTGATAAAGAAAACAGCGACGAGATAGATGATTTTATCACAAATGTAGACGAAAGCTTTAACAACATGGACGGTCTAGAAAATTTAGACGACATGTTAAAGACCGGCGATAGCCAAGAGGAGTTTGCCGACCTAGACTACGATATAAATATGCCAGAATCCACCGATGTAACCGCTTCGGTATCGATATTTGGACGCGATATGAGTATGTACCGGTATATATCGCTGGCGCTTAAAGAATTTTATTCAAATCCGCTTTATGAGGGCGATTTTATCGAAAACGTCGTGATATTTGACGCTACGGAGAGGACGAGCGCTACGTTTTTACACTATCTAGAAAACGAACTCTTAGTAAAGACCGCCGTTTATCCCGTCGATACGCTAAAAACGATGACCGAGCTAATGAAAAAAGAGTTGGAAAATGACTAGTTATAGCTTTATAAAACCTCAGAGAAAACCGATTTTTAACCTTTTTAGCAAAATTTGGCTGTTTTTTATCGTTACGATAGTATTGCTTTTTGCTGCGGCAAATTTCTTTGTTGAGTTTAAAAGCAAATCGCTACGAAACGAAACGCAAATTTCAAAACAAAAACAAGAGCAGACGCAAGAGCAAATCAAGCAAGCCGACGAGCTCACAGCGCTTTTAAAGCAAAGAAGAGATAGCGCAAACGAGATAGCGGCCTCAAATGCCGTCTTAAAACAAAGCCTGCGTAATCTACTCGATCTTGTCCCCTCAAGCATCACGCTACACGAGATCACGATGGATAAAAGCTCGCTTATCGTAAAGGGCACTACGCCTAGCCGAGATATTTACAATATGTTACTCGCCACGCCGCTAAAGTCGATTTTTAACACGTCAAATACCTCTTTTTATCAGTTAGATAACGGCTGGCTAAATTTCATCAGCACAAATAAAACCGACAGCTTAGAGGGTAAAAATGAGTAAAGATAGAAGCCTACAAAATATCGACGTTACCAAACTACTCATCTATATTCTCATTTTTATAGTCGCTTGCCTTGTGATGATATTTGGCTTTTTAGTACCGAGTATCAAAGAATACAAGCAGGTCAAATACGAAAGTCGCATGCAAATCGCCGCAAGTGCGCAAACGCAAAGGCTCTACGAAGCCAAATCAAAAGCCCTAAACGAGATAAAGCAAAACGATAAGGCCGTGTTAGACGCTCTTGAAAACAAATTTGACGTAGAGAATTTTACTCAATTTGCCTCAAAGTACTTTATGAACGTAAATCTAAGCGAGCCAAAAGAGGCCGCAAAAAACGGTGAGATCTCGGTCTATGAGCTAACGGTAACTGGCTCTATGAAAACGCCTGCTAAATTTTACGAGTTTATGGACGCGCTACAAAGCTACGAAAATATCGTCAAAATCGACTTTCCGATCAAAATGCGCAAGGATGCTGAGAAGATCGACACGACCTTTGGCGTCAAAATTTACAGCTTAAGATAAATCAAAGTTTTTAATCTCCGCTTTTTGTATAATCCTTAAAATTTAAGTTAAGGACACAAAATGATAAAATTTAACAACGCCGCCGTTGCCTTGGCGACTGCGATTTTAAGGGACTATCTTAACGGAATGGCAAATTTTTTCGCCTCTAGAAAAGCTGCAAAATCGGAGCTAACGAAACTCACGCCGGCCGATTTTAGAAACGTGCGCGCAAATTTGCTAAATCTAGGCTTTAAGAGCGAGTTTATCGACGAAAACGCCGCCGAGCTATCAGAAATCCTGCGCGGTATCCTAACAGCCGAGCGCCCCAAGCTGCCAAAAGACCACCCCATCGCCACCTACATCGACGAAAACGATGCCGCACGCGAACTAATCGCAAAGGCAAAAGAGCTGCTAAAAAAGAAATTTATCAAAAATGAATGGCTTGAAATTTACGACAAACTTGGCGGCTTTAACAGGACGCACTTTGCCAGAAAGCAGCACCAACTCTACTCGATGCTCGAAAACAAGGGATTTGACCGCCCGTCGCGCTTCATGTGGAGCTTTGATAACAAGGTCCGCGACGGTATCGCCGCAGCGCGCGAGCTGCTAGATGGCGGCAAGACTGATGAGTTTATCGCGGCTCAGCACGAGATCTACGAAAATCTACTCGATCTGCTCGCACGCGAGGAGGCGGTGCTCTATCCGACGTCGCTGGAGATGATCAGCGAGGAGGAGTTTCGCGCGATGAGACACGGCGATGATGAGATCGGATATTTTCTCATCGAAAGGCCGAGCGAATTTTATCCGTTAAATTTAGACTCCGGCGGCGGCTCGAAGTCAAATTTAAAAGACGAAAATTTGCAAAGCGAGTCAAATTTAAGCGCGGCAAATTTACAAAACAGCAACTTAAACGAAGCGGTTTTAAATCCGAATTTCCTAAAAGAGCTGTCAAATTTGATGAGTAAATACGGACTAAATCCAAACGCAAACCACGATAAAAACGCTGTTTTTGACGTAGCCACGGGCAAGCTCACGCTAGAGCAAATCAACCTCATTTATAGACACATGCCAGTCGACCTCTCCTTCGTCGATGAAAACGAGATCGTGAAATTTTACACCGACACG encodes the following:
- a CDS encoding lysophospholipid acyltransferase family protein, producing MWAKFKRSVFINLAPRIIYFFIWIIFLTCKKSFSKTNLTNEPCVVLFWHGRLALMSFAYVHWWENGQNPQRRAKVIISDHKDGEIIARVISFFGIGAIRGSSSKGAVKALAQSFRELKSGTDVIITPDGPRGPYHSVADGAVVIAQKQNAQIQILNYEASKFWQLKSWDKMIIPKPFSEISYTLSPPFSVTGMELEVAREQIKKEMEK
- a CDS encoding DUF438 domain-containing protein, which gives rise to MIKFNNAAVALATAILRDYLNGMANFFASRKAAKSELTKLTPADFRNVRANLLNLGFKSEFIDENAAELSEILRGILTAERPKLPKDHPIATYIDENDAARELIAKAKELLKKKFIKNEWLEIYDKLGGFNRTHFARKQHQLYSMLENKGFDRPSRFMWSFDNKVRDGIAAARELLDGGKTDEFIAAQHEIYENLLDLLAREEAVLYPTSLEMISEEEFRAMRHGDDEIGYFLIERPSEFYPLNLDSGGGSKSNLKDENLQSESNLSAANLQNSNLNEAVLNPNFLKELSNLMSKYGLNPNANHDKNAVFDVATGKLTLEQINLIYRHMPVDLSFVDENEIVKFYTDTKHRVFPRSAGVIGRDVKNCHPRESVASVLEIIDAFRKGERDKIDFWLELHGKFIYIYYVAVRDENGVFKGVLEMMQDVTRIRSLEGKRTLVTWDDLKKKYGE
- the miaB gene encoding tRNA (N6-isopentenyl adenosine(37)-C2)-methylthiotransferase MiaB, with protein sequence MSAAQKKLFIQTLGCAMNVRDSEHIIAELKQKEDYELTQDISEADLILINTCSVREKPVHKLFSEVGGFEKVKKAGAKIGVCGCTASHLGSEIFKRAPYVDFILGARNVSKISAAVKTPKFISTDINHDESEYAFGEFRGSPYKSYINISIGCDKKCTYCIVPHTRGDEISIPANLILREVKKAAEGGAKEIFLLGQNVNNYGKRFSGTHEKIDFSDLLVKISEIEGVERIRFTSPHPLHMDDKFLEIFSQNPKICKSMHMPLQSGSTKVLREMKRGYTKEWFLDRAGRLRAMCPEVSISTDIIVAFPSETDEEFEDTMDVLEKVRFEQIFSFKYSPRPMTKAAEFTNQIPEAVASARLTRLQSRHNEILDEIVAAQKGKIFDVYFEELRANGGVAGRSFNNFLVQVAGSEELLGKTLKVRVNDPKRMVLYGELVG
- the nusA gene encoding transcription termination factor NusA, which codes for MEKIADIIESIANEKGLEIEDVKERVIRAIINTAKKIYGENYEYDAVIDNATKTLHLYQKITVVEDGDERLAEDNEHFLSISEAKKVDSGVEIGDELTYELSTDNLGRTAAQTLHKELEYHIQRLMEEKIFQKYQDMVGHMVFGSVTRVDSDENTFIEIDELRAVMPRKNRIKGEKFKPGDVVKAVIKSVYIDKSMGIKVELSRTSPKFLEALLKAEVPEIKDGLVLIAASARIPGERAKVALVATSPNVDPVGATVGTKGVRINAVTKELNGENIDAIEYSAEPAILITRAMAPAIISSVKIGEDNKAVVSLVTEQKSKAIGKSGINIRLASMLTGHEIELNELGARGESKDENAKDLKALFGDL
- a CDS encoding HP0268 family nuclease, with protein sequence MELKLARTQLDAKPKTISLEKIEAAFAKDPQQIFYFDRENSHKQLIALVEFFEEKGLSVYHRTVKYGLDENDYMYEVHIL